A section of the Verrucomicrobia bacterium CG1_02_43_26 genome encodes:
- a CDS encoding general stress protein, which yields MKYTRCLGIDKDWSVLTMGCWQLAPSIGWGDKCSATEAETVIKTAVDCGITAFDTAEGYGDGESERRLGRALGNKRDDVIIVSKIWPDAELTLEAYQKRLDETLLRLNRDYVDLYLIHWPSDFMQNASLFCDIMFALKESKKALTVGLSNFHEQDLELLGDQLADFSINQVPYNLLCRFYEGRTRELCHQSGVTYMAYAPLARGFLARKLTETDRQVAARTNRYDSFFDEPIKSEVAKVYDLLASIGQDLGRHPSEIALAWVIAQENIQTTIIGSRKPEQVKECAKAGDCELTAEMLQALTAASDRFVANTERVLQSPID from the coding sequence ATGAAATATACCCGTTGCTTAGGCATAGATAAAGATTGGAGCGTTCTTACGATGGGTTGCTGGCAACTCGCCCCGAGCATTGGTTGGGGCGATAAGTGTAGCGCAACTGAGGCGGAAACTGTCATAAAAACTGCTGTTGATTGTGGTATAACCGCATTTGATACTGCTGAGGGCTATGGTGATGGTGAATCCGAGCGTCGTCTAGGAAGGGCTCTGGGAAATAAAAGAGATGATGTTATTATTGTTTCAAAAATTTGGCCGGATGCCGAGCTAACGCTCGAGGCTTATCAAAAGCGCCTAGATGAGACGCTTTTGAGGCTTAATCGCGACTATGTAGACCTTTACCTGATTCATTGGCCATCTGATTTTATGCAAAATGCTTCTCTTTTTTGCGATATCATGTTTGCCCTGAAGGAAAGTAAAAAGGCTTTGACTGTTGGCTTATCCAACTTCCATGAGCAAGATTTGGAGTTACTAGGGGATCAGCTCGCGGATTTTTCTATCAACCAAGTACCTTATAATTTACTGTGTCGCTTTTATGAAGGGCGCACACGTGAACTGTGTCATCAATCAGGGGTAACCTATATGGCATATGCTCCATTGGCCAGAGGTTTCTTAGCACGAAAATTAACAGAAACGGATCGCCAAGTCGCTGCCCGTACGAACCGTTATGACAGTTTTTTTGATGAACCGATCAAAAGTGAGGTTGCTAAGGTGTACGATCTCTTGGCTTCCATCGGTCAAGACCTCGGCAGGCATCCTTCTGAAATTGCTTTGGCTTGGGTTATTGCCCAAGAGAACATCCAAACGACCATTATCGGCAGTCGTAAGCCGGAACAAGTAAAAGAATGTGCCAAAGCGGGCGATTGCGAGCTCACTGCTGAAATGCTTCAAGCATTAACGGCTGCAAGTGATCGTTTTGTAGCAAATACAGAACGTGTGCTCCAATCTCCGATAGACTAA